The Streptomyces spororaveus genome includes a region encoding these proteins:
- a CDS encoding class II aldolase/adducin family protein — translation MPDQPVPVPVERLGFEMPPVHDTAEAARAHRKERLAEALRLLGRLGYDEGVAGQVTARDPEFEDCYWVNPFGRAFAGLTADDLLLVDGDGRVVRGGRRVNQLAFAVHAAVHRRRPEVVAVVRAQGPYGRALAALGELLAPITEEACAFYEDHALLDEYTGADEPERTALALGPYKALVLRNRGLLTVGDSVDAAVWWFIEAERAAQVQLTARAAGKPVPIDHRAAALTRERFGSDLAAWVSYQPLRELVASTS, via the coding sequence ATGCCGGACCAGCCCGTACCCGTGCCCGTGGAGCGGCTGGGCTTCGAGATGCCGCCCGTGCACGACACCGCCGAAGCGGCGCGCGCCCACCGCAAGGAGCGGCTCGCCGAGGCGCTGCGGCTGCTGGGGCGCCTCGGGTACGACGAAGGGGTGGCGGGGCAGGTCACCGCCCGGGACCCGGAGTTCGAGGACTGCTACTGGGTGAACCCCTTCGGCCGGGCCTTCGCCGGGCTCACCGCCGACGACCTGCTGCTGGTCGACGGGGACGGGCGTGTGGTCCGGGGCGGGCGCCGGGTCAACCAGCTGGCCTTCGCCGTGCACGCGGCCGTCCACCGCCGGCGCCCCGAAGTCGTCGCCGTCGTCCGCGCGCAGGGCCCCTACGGCCGTGCCCTCGCGGCCCTGGGCGAGCTGCTGGCCCCGATCACCGAGGAGGCCTGCGCCTTCTACGAGGACCACGCGCTCCTCGACGAGTACACCGGAGCCGACGAGCCGGAGCGGACCGCGCTCGCGCTCGGCCCGTACAAGGCCCTGGTCCTGCGCAACCGGGGACTGCTGACGGTGGGGGACTCCGTGGACGCCGCGGTCTGGTGGTTCATCGAGGCGGAACGGGCCGCGCAGGTGCAGCTGACCGCCCGCGCCGCCGGGAAGCCGGTGCCCATCGACCACCGTGCCGCGGCCCTGACGCGCGAGCGGTTCGGGTCCGATCTGGCCGCCTGGGTGAGCTACCAGCCACTCAGGGAGCTGGTGGCGTCAACATCATGA
- a CDS encoding LuxR C-terminal-related transcriptional regulator: MTEAGENAGVGETRRVRVVLVDDHRMFRTGVQAEIGETDRTGVEVVGEAADVDQAVTVITATRPEVVLLDVHLPGGGGVEVLRRCAPLMSAAENPVRFLALSVSDAAEDVIGVIRGGARGYVTKTITGTDLVDSVFRVQDGDAVFSPRLAGFVLDAFASTDAPPVDEDLDRLTQREREVLRLIARGYAYKEIAKQLFISVKTVESHVSAVLRKLQLSNRHELTRWATARRLV, from the coding sequence ATGACCGAGGCCGGAGAGAACGCGGGCGTGGGGGAGACCAGGCGGGTCCGGGTGGTGCTCGTCGACGACCACCGGATGTTCCGTACGGGCGTACAGGCCGAGATCGGAGAGACCGACCGCACCGGCGTCGAGGTCGTCGGCGAGGCGGCCGACGTGGACCAGGCGGTCACCGTCATCACCGCCACCCGGCCGGAGGTGGTCCTGCTCGACGTGCACCTGCCCGGCGGCGGTGGCGTCGAGGTGCTGCGGCGCTGCGCCCCGCTGATGTCGGCCGCCGAGAACCCGGTGCGGTTCCTGGCCCTGTCGGTGTCGGACGCGGCCGAGGACGTCATCGGGGTCATCCGGGGCGGTGCGCGCGGGTACGTCACCAAGACCATCACCGGCACCGACCTCGTGGACTCGGTCTTCCGCGTACAGGACGGGGACGCGGTGTTCTCGCCGCGGCTGGCGGGCTTCGTGCTCGACGCGTTCGCCTCGACGGACGCGCCCCCGGTCGACGAGGACCTGGACCGGCTCACGCAGCGCGAGCGCGAGGTGCTGCGGCTGATCGCGCGCGGGTACGCGTACAAGGAGATCGCCAAGCAGCTCTTCATCTCGGTGAAGACGGTGGAGTCGCACGTCTCGGCCGTCCTGCGCAAGCTCCAGCTCTCCAACCGGCACGAACTGACCCGCTGGGCGACGGCCCGCCGTCTGGTCTGA
- a CDS encoding TQO small subunit DoxD produces MNRTDVLETGTPSVAAGLRELASRHALLPLRLFLGVTFVYAGIDKLTDPAFLSASGDGSIGDLMRGVRDTSAIPAMVDLALNSPVGFAVALAIGEILVGLGALAGLLTRIAAVGGALIALSLWLTVSWAVTPYYYGNDLIYMMAWTPLILAGAPYLSLDSVIRSRLSRRTA; encoded by the coding sequence GTGAACCGAACCGATGTTCTTGAAACCGGCACCCCCAGCGTCGCGGCGGGGCTGCGTGAGCTGGCCTCCCGGCACGCGCTGCTGCCCCTGCGGCTCTTCCTCGGCGTGACCTTCGTGTACGCGGGGATCGACAAACTGACCGACCCGGCGTTCCTCTCCGCCTCCGGGGACGGTTCCATCGGCGACCTGATGCGCGGGGTGCGCGACACCTCCGCGATCCCCGCCATGGTGGACCTGGCGCTGAACTCACCCGTCGGCTTCGCCGTCGCCCTGGCCATCGGGGAGATCCTGGTCGGCCTCGGGGCCCTGGCCGGCCTGCTGACCCGCATCGCGGCCGTCGGCGGGGCGCTGATCGCGCTCAGCCTGTGGCTCACGGTGTCGTGGGCGGTGACCCCGTACTACTACGGCAACGACCTGATCTACATGATGGCGTGGACCCCGCTGATCCTCGCCGGGGCGCCCTACCTGTCGCTGGACTCGGTGATCCGGTCGCGCCTGTCCCGGCGCACGGCATAG
- a CDS encoding ATP-binding protein produces MPVAAAPRTPHAPDADEVPQRKLYRSADGRMLGGVARGLAGHLGLPVGWVRLAFLLLFMWGDGLGVLLYAAFWVFVPLGVGGRTGHRSFFENLPDGTRRLRKPDRGQITALIALFVGAGIFISKVQAGGASGRYVWPTLLVGAGVVLVWRQADNARRAHWSTAAGRNGRLFQAARALAGVALVGVGLTVFIVVRGSAAQLGNVLTATLAVLVGVALLAGPWLIRMTQDLSEERLMRIRAQERAEVAAHVHDSVLHTLTLIQRNAEDVSEVRRLARAQERELRNWLYKPEGTGKDEAEEPATLAEAVKKTAAEVEDHHGVPIEVVVVGDCPLDERLAAQVQAAREAMVNAAKYGGEGGPVQVYAEVEGQTVFVSVRDRGPGFDIDAVPGDRMGVRESIIGRMQRNGGTARLRSAPDGGTEVELEMERAANTA; encoded by the coding sequence ATGCCCGTAGCCGCCGCTCCCCGTACCCCGCACGCACCGGACGCCGACGAGGTCCCGCAGCGCAAGCTCTACCGCAGCGCCGACGGCCGGATGCTCGGCGGTGTCGCGCGCGGTCTCGCCGGGCACCTCGGGCTGCCGGTGGGCTGGGTCCGGCTGGCGTTCCTCCTGCTGTTCATGTGGGGCGACGGACTGGGGGTGCTGCTGTACGCCGCGTTCTGGGTCTTCGTACCGCTCGGCGTCGGCGGCCGGACCGGGCACCGCTCCTTCTTCGAGAACCTCCCCGACGGCACCCGCCGGCTGCGCAAACCCGACCGGGGGCAGATCACCGCGCTGATCGCGCTGTTCGTCGGCGCGGGCATCTTCATCTCCAAGGTCCAGGCCGGCGGTGCGTCCGGCCGGTACGTGTGGCCGACGCTGCTGGTCGGGGCCGGGGTGGTGCTCGTATGGCGACAGGCCGACAACGCCCGCCGCGCCCACTGGTCGACGGCCGCCGGACGCAACGGCCGGCTCTTCCAGGCCGCGCGGGCCCTCGCGGGCGTCGCCCTGGTCGGGGTGGGCCTGACCGTCTTCATCGTCGTACGGGGCTCCGCCGCGCAGCTCGGCAACGTCCTCACGGCCACGCTCGCCGTCCTCGTCGGCGTGGCCCTGCTGGCCGGACCCTGGCTGATCCGGATGACCCAGGACCTCTCCGAGGAACGCCTGATGCGCATCCGCGCCCAGGAGCGGGCCGAGGTCGCCGCCCACGTGCACGACTCGGTGCTGCACACCCTGACCCTGATCCAGCGCAACGCGGAGGACGTCTCCGAGGTCCGCCGCCTCGCGCGGGCGCAGGAACGCGAACTGCGGAACTGGCTCTACAAGCCCGAGGGCACCGGCAAGGACGAGGCGGAGGAGCCGGCCACCCTCGCGGAGGCCGTGAAGAAGACCGCCGCCGAGGTGGAGGACCACCACGGCGTCCCGATCGAGGTCGTGGTCGTCGGCGACTGCCCGCTCGACGAACGGCTGGCCGCACAGGTCCAGGCCGCGCGCGAGGCGATGGTCAACGCCGCCAAGTACGGTGGCGAGGGCGGGCCCGTACAGGTGTACGCGGAGGTGGAGGGGCAGACGGTGTTCGTGTCCGTACGGGACCGGGGACCGGGCTTCGACATCGACGCGGTACCGGGCGACCGCATGGGCGTACGAGAATCGATCATCGGCCGGATGCAGCGCAACGGCGGGACCGCACGGCTGCGGTCCGCGCCCGACGGCGGCACGGAAGTCGAGCTGGAGATGGAGAGGGCGGCGAACACAGCATGA
- a CDS encoding PspC domain-containing protein, translated as MTEVHDAPPTGHGAPPAADARPPLHRSKRDKVLAGVCGGLGRYFDLDPVVFRVVLGVLAITGGVGLIFYGFAWLLLPQEDEEDSEAKKLLTGRVEGATLAAVFAALVGCALFLSMLDNGGLAAFSVLVVLALGGASYWSQRKRHSGRPEAQAPAPAGHASRAAHSPAPPETQAPPTPGGPSWWRDPLVKDGTTGPVGGTGYLWGPDDTADAAVTGRTPAAAAKAPVAPARPRGGIGGRVFVLALLAAIAGTAATWEGNPLGEALQTGLAAALVVFGLGLAVSSLLGRTGFGTIVLAVCTAGLLAGAAVLPREIGTDWREVEWRPAAVADVKPVYEAGTGLATLDLSRLDVPKGTTVAVEASIDAGRLKVVLPREVTALADVTIRRVGDVQMPGDRADRIERAGPQNRTETLAPAAGTEAGGTIELHLGADFGQVEVARAAS; from the coding sequence ATGACCGAAGTACACGACGCCCCGCCGACCGGGCACGGGGCCCCGCCGGCCGCCGATGCCAGGCCGCCCCTGCACCGCAGCAAGCGCGACAAGGTCCTCGCGGGCGTGTGCGGCGGCCTCGGCCGGTACTTCGACCTGGACCCGGTGGTCTTCCGCGTCGTCCTCGGTGTCCTCGCTATCACCGGCGGCGTCGGTCTGATCTTCTACGGCTTCGCGTGGCTGCTGCTCCCGCAGGAGGACGAGGAGGACAGCGAGGCGAAGAAGCTGCTGACCGGCCGGGTCGAGGGCGCCACCCTGGCGGCGGTGTTCGCCGCGCTGGTGGGCTGCGCGCTGTTCCTGTCGATGCTGGACAACGGCGGGCTGGCGGCCTTCTCGGTGCTGGTCGTCCTCGCGCTGGGCGGGGCCTCGTACTGGTCGCAGCGCAAGCGGCACTCCGGCCGGCCCGAGGCGCAGGCGCCCGCCCCGGCCGGTCATGCCTCCCGGGCCGCGCACTCGCCGGCCCCGCCGGAGACGCAGGCGCCGCCCACTCCCGGCGGCCCGTCCTGGTGGCGGGACCCGCTGGTCAAGGACGGTACGACCGGGCCGGTCGGCGGGACGGGCTACCTGTGGGGGCCCGACGACACCGCCGACGCGGCGGTGACCGGCCGCACCCCCGCGGCGGCCGCGAAGGCGCCCGTCGCCCCGGCCCGCCCGCGCGGCGGCATCGGCGGCCGGGTGTTCGTACTGGCGCTGCTGGCCGCGATCGCCGGGACCGCCGCCACTTGGGAGGGCAACCCGCTCGGCGAGGCCCTGCAGACCGGGCTCGCCGCCGCGCTGGTCGTCTTCGGTCTGGGCCTCGCAGTCAGCTCCCTGCTGGGACGCACCGGCTTCGGCACGATCGTGCTGGCCGTGTGCACCGCGGGCCTGCTCGCGGGCGCGGCCGTACTGCCCCGGGAGATCGGCACGGACTGGCGGGAGGTCGAGTGGCGTCCGGCCGCGGTGGCCGACGTGAAGCCCGTGTACGAGGCGGGGACCGGGCTGGCCACGCTGGACCTGAGCCGCCTGGACGTGCCGAAGGGCACCACGGTCGCCGTCGAGGCGTCCATCGACGCGGGCCGGCTCAAGGTGGTCCTGCCGCGGGAGGTCACCGCCCTGGCCGATGTCACCATCCGGCGGGTGGGCGACGTACAGATGCCCGGGGACCGGGCGGACCGGATCGAGCGGGCCGGACCGCAGAACCGTACGGAAACCCTCGCGCCGGCGGCCGGCACCGAGGCCGGCGGCACGATCGAACTGCACCTCGGCGCGGACTTCGGACAGGTGGAGGTGGCCCGTGCGGCGTCATGA